The sequence GGCCGTGCAGGAGTTGCAGGTTGAACGCACGCTTGAGCGTGGCTTGGTCGGGAATGTTTATCTTGGCAAGGTGGTGCGGGTGCTACCGGGAATGCAGTCTGCGTTCATCGACATAGGCTTGGACCGCGCCGCATTTCTGCATGTTGCCGACTTGATGAGCAGCATCAATAGTCGCCATGTAGAAACCGAGTTGCGGGCAGACGGTACATCGATATTGCCGGCGGCTTCATCGCTTCGGCCGATTGAAAAGCAGTTGTTCGAGGGACAGGCTGTGATGGTGCAGGTTCTCAAGGATCCAATGGGCACCAAGGGGGCTCGACTGACAGCGCAAATCAGCATCGCTGGCCGTTTGCTGGTCTTTTTGCCCCAGGATAATCACATTGGCGTGTCGCAAAAAATTCCGCCCCGGCAGCGCGAAGACTTGCGTCAACGTGTCCAGACTCTGGTGGGTGATATGGGCGGGGGCTTTATCCTTCGCACGAATGGGGAGGAGGCTACTGACACGGAGTTGGCCGAGGACATCGCTTATTTAAGGAAAACCTGGATACGCATCAAGGAAGCCTCATTGCGCTTGCCTGCCACGTCGGTTTTGCATCAGGATCTGAGTCTGCTGCAGCGTGTATTGCGTGATATGGTGCTGGAAAATACGCAAACCATCCGCATTGATTCCCGTGAGCAGTTTGAAAAACTGAAAGCTTTTGCGGTGGAGTTCATGCCTTCAACGGTGCCAAAACTTCAGCTTTACAGCGGTGAACGGCCTATTTTTGACCTTTTCAATATTGACGAAGAAATTGCAAAAGCGCTGGGTCGCAGGGTGGACCTCAAATCAGGCGGCTATCTGGTCATTGACCAGACGGAAGCCTTGACCACTATTGATGTGAATACGGGCGGATTTGTTGGCGCCCGCAATTTCGAAGAAACCATTTACAAAACCAATCTTGAGGCCGCTCAAGCAATTGCCCGGCAACTTCGCCTGCGTAATCTGGGCGGTATTGTGATTGTCGATTTTATCGACATGAGCAAGGAAAACCACCGTGATGCGGTACTGGCCGAGTTCAAAAGGCAACTGGCGCGGGATCGCATCAAGACAGCGGTCAATGGATTTTCGGCGTTGGGATTGCTCGAAATGACGCGCAAGCGGACCCGGGAGTCACTGGCGCATCAACTGTGCGAACCTTGCAGTGCCTGTACTGGCAAAGGCATTGTCAAAACAGCCCGCAGCGTGACCTATGACATCCTGCGTGAAATTTTGCGCGAAGCGCGGCAGTTCAATCCACGCGAGTTCAGGATAGTGGCTTCGCCCAAAGTGATTGAGTTGTTTCTGGATGAGGAAAGCCAGCACCTGGCAAGCCTGAGCGACTTCATTGGAAAGCCCATTTCATTGCAGGCTGAAGCGGTCATGGCACAAGAACAATACGATATCGTGTTGTTGTGATCAGATTGATTTGCACAGCATGTCAAAAATATACACGGCCAATACGAAACCCATTCCGATTCTGGTATATCACCAGATTGCCGCAGCACCTCCCAAAGGGAGTCCTTTTCGAAGCCTGTATGTAGCGCCAGAAGCCTTTGCAAGGCAAATGGTCTGGCTAAAACGGCTGGGTTACACGGGCTTGTCCATGAGTGCCCTGCAACCCTACCTGCTTGGCAAAAAGAGCGGCAAGGTTGTAGGAATTACTTTTGATGATGGTTACTTGAATAACCTTTCACATGCTTTGCCTGCGCTGAGGATGCAGGGATTTTCGTCCACCTGCTATGCCGTGAGCGGATTGCTTGGCAAGACCAATGCATGGGATGAAAGCCTGGGCATTGCGCAGACCCCGCTGATGAACGAATCGCAAATTCGCCAATGGGTTGAGGCCGGGCAAGAGGTGGGGTCGCACACCCGTCGGCATATCGATCTGACCGCTACTGGCGAGGACGAGTGTCGCGTTGAGATGATGCTTGGAAAAACCGAGCTTGAGTCAGTCGTGAAGCGACCAGTCGATCACTTTTGTTATCCCTACGGTCGCTATGAGCCCAAGCATATGGCCGTTGCTGGCGAATTGGGCTTTGTGACGGCTACCACCACGCAACGTGGTCGTTGTCATGCCCAGACCGGCATGCTGCAATTGCCGCGCGTGCCCGTTTTGCGCTCGACCAGCCTGCCGGTTTTTTTGCTCAAAATTGCGACTGCCTATGAGGACCGGCGTAAGAAATGAGTTCACCGCTTTCAAGCTCTGCCACGCATTTGAACAGCGACAAAAGAAGATTGCGTATCGCGGTTTTGAACCGGACTTTTTCGACGGCAGGCGGTGGCGCAGAGCGCTATTCCATTTCGCTGGTGGAGCAGCTGGCGGCAAGGCATGAGATTCATGTGTTTGCACAGAAAATAGACCATCAGTGGCCTGGGATCATTTATCACCGCGTTTCTGCACCGCTGCTTAAACCGCGATGGATCAATCAGTTGTGGTTCGCCACCCGTACCTGGTGGTTGACCCGACACGGTTTTGACATCGTGCATTCGCATGAAAACACATGGCACGGTGATGTTCAGACGGTGCATGTCCTGCCGGTAAAGTACAACCTGTTTCATGATCGCAAGGGTGGACGGCGGGCTTTGCGCTGGGTCAAGGTGGTCACGAGTCCGCGCCTGCTGGCTTATCTGGGCCTTGAGCACTTCAGGTATGCCATCCGTCAGGGCCGGCAAGTGGTCGTCACCTCTGACTACCTGCGCGCCATCATGGAATCCAGCTACCCGGTCTGCACAGAAATGATTTCGGTGATTACTCCGGGCATCACGATGCCGCAGTTGCCGGTAACGAAACTGCGCAAGGATGCGGCAAGGGCGTTATTGGGTCTGCCGCTCGCTGGGTATTGCATCTTGTTTGTCGCCAACGATTACCGGAAAAAAGGCCTTGCAACCTTGCTGAAGGCGCTGGCGCAGTTTCCTGGCGAATTCACGCTGGCGGTGGTGGGAAATCAGTCACAGCTGTCCTTCTTCAAAGAGCAGGTGAAAACATTCAACCTGGAAAAGCGTGTTTTCTTTCTAGGTTCGCTTAAAAATGTTGCACCTGCCTATGAAGCTGCCGATTGCCTGGTCCATCCTTCGCTTGAAGACACTTTCGCCATGGTCGTTCTGGAAGCCATGTCATATGGCTTGCCTGTAGTCGTTAGTGGGCCTAAATACTGTGGCATTTCAGGTTTGCTGCAGCATGGCATGAATGCCCTAATTCTTGATAGCCCTACAGATGAATCCCAGTTGCAGCATGCTCTTGAATTGGTTCTGACCCAACCCGCGCTACGAAATCAGTTGAGTCAAGGGGCGAAGGATTTCGCTAGCTCCTACCAGTGGCGTAAGCTGGTCCTGAAGCAGGAGTCGCTTTACCACTCAGTGCTTGCAAGTAAAAACGCTGTCAACGCTCAGTGACTAAAGCGGCCCCCAGATTCGAGACAGGAGTCTAAGCCCATTTCGTTATACACAACTCCGGCAAAATTCCTTCCAGGAAAAAGTTGAAGGACAAAGATGGGCTGGGTAGGCACTGAATTTGAGACGATAGACCTGGGCGATGAGCGGCGCAACAGGCGAGCCATCCGGCTGGTGGAGCGCTTGAGTGCGCAGCCCACGGCGAGCGTGCCGCAGGCGTGCGGGGACTGGGCCGACACCCCCTGTGTCAGACTACATGTCGCCTTTAAAAAGTTCTTTTTTATTGATCCGGCCCGATAAAGTTTTAAGCGGCATACCTGACCCGCTGGTCCTGAAAGTAGCTGCGCACACGCTCGGGTGAGCGCTCCAGCATGGCCATGTGATCATTGGCCGCATCGCACAGCTTGGCTTTGGTGCGCACCGGCACCCTTTTACCCATCGCTTGTTTCAAGTCTGCGTTCAGCCGCTCCTCGGGATTGAGTTCCGGGCTATAGCTGGGCAGGTAAAACAGCTCAATCTTGTCGTTTCGCTCGGCCACCCAGGCCTTGACCGGCTGGCTGTGATGCACGCGCAAATTGTCCAGAATCAGCAAGACCTTTTTGCCCGCATCCTTCACCAGCGCTTGGAGAAACTCGATCAGCCGGTCCGAGTTGAACGCCTCGTCAATGATCAACCAGCGCGCTTTGCCCTGGTTGGTGACGCTGGCAATCATGGACAGCTTGTGGCGCGAGCCACCCGGGGCAAAGGCTACCGGCGTCTTGCCCGCAGGCGCGTAACTGCGCCCCCGTACGTCCGTATTGACCAGCGCTGTTTCATCGCCCCAGTAAATTTCTGCCCTCTGTTCCCTGGCCTGTACCTCAATGGCGAGGTACTGCTCATCGAGCCAGGCCTGCACGGCCTCAGGGCGCTGTTCGTACGCCTTCTTAATCGGCTTTTGCGGCGTAAACCCCCAGCGCGCCAGGTACTTGCCCACGGTGCGTACCGGCAGTGTGATGCCATACTGCTGCTCGATCAGCAGCATGACCGCCCGGCGGCTGCACAGGCAAAAATCCATCTTCAACTGCTCGGAGCGCTGGTCGATGATGCTGCCCCGGATCGCATCTTCCTGTTGCAGGCTGAGCACGCGCCCCTGGCCCTTGCTGCGTCCTCGGTCAGCCGGTCGCAGCGCTTCCCAACTGCCGCGCTCGTACAGCTCGATCGAGCGCCTGACTGTCGGATAACTCAGTCCGCTCAAGGCGACGATCTGCATGATCTTGATGCCCTTTTTGTGCAGCCGCACGACTTGCTTGCGCCTCTCGTGCAGTCGCTCAAGTGTCTGGTACCTTGCGTCTTCTTTTTCCATCTCGCTTAGACCTCCAAACCTGAAAAAATTCAAACTTTACAGGGCCGGATCAATAGAAGCACAGACATCCATGAAAACAAACTATTCCGACGCATTTGTCGAACAAGCCATCGTCAAGCTGCTTTCCCGTGGAGAGCGCACGATTGAGTCCGTTGCCCAGGAGCTGAACATCAACTACCACACAGCCAGGAACTGGGTCAAAAAAGGAATGGCAAACAAAGCCGACATTTCGCAGGCAAAGGAAAAGCGCCTTCAGGATTGGAGTGCCCAGGAGCAACTGCTGGCCTTGCACGAAACCCATGGCTTGTCAGGCGAGGCCCTGCAGGCGTGGTGCCGCGAGCGCGGGTTATTCGCCCATCACCTGACGAGCTGGCAAGCGGCGTTCTGCGCCCCAACGAAAATGACTTCAGGCACGGGGGAATTACGCAGTTTGCAAGATGAAAACGAGCAGCTCAAGCGTGAACTGGTGCGCAAGGAAAAATCCCTGGCAGAGGCAGCAGCCTTGCTGATCCTGCAAAAAAAGTTCCGCGCGCTGTGGGAGGACGAGGTCAAATGACCGCCCTCGCGCAGCGCCGCCAAGTCATGGATCTGGTGGCTGACGCCACCCAAGCAGGCGCACGCCAGGACAGGGCGTGCGCAGCGATTTGCCTGAGCGAGCGCACGCTGCAGCGCTGGCAGCGCGAGGAATCCCGGGGTGATCAACGCCCAGCGCGGGTGCAAGTTCCCGTGAATCGGCTCAGTGGGTTGGAGCGCCAGGCCTTGCTGGCAGTAGCCAACTCTGAGGAATTTCGCCACCTGGCGCCCAGCCAGATTGTTCCCCAGCTGGCCGACCGGGGCCAGTACATCGCCTCGGAGTCGACCTTTTACCGCGTGCTCAGGGCCGAGCGCCAGTTCCAGCACCGTGGCGCAGAACGACCCAGACAGCCGCGCAGCAAACCGCGTGCGCTGCGCGCCACAGTGCCCAGGAAGCTGTTCAGCTGGGACATCACCTACCTGCCCACGCGCGTCATGGGCAGGTACTTCTACCTGTACCTGTTCCTCGATATCTTCAGCTGCAAAATCGTTGGCTGGCAAGTTTATGAGGCCGAGAGCAGCGAACTGGCCAGCGAGGTCATGCGCGACATCTGCCTGCGGGAAAACATTGCACCTCATCAGGTGGTACTTCACTCTGACAATGGCAGCCCGATGAAAGGCGCGGCCATGCTGGCCACCTTGCAGGCACTGGGCGTAATGCCTTCGCTCAGCCGCCCGGCCGTCAGCAATGACAACCTGTATTCCGAATCGTTCTTCAAGACGCTCAAATACCGACCCGACTATCCTCACCAAGCGTTCGAGCATCTGCTGGCGGCCCGCCAGTGGGTGGGCGCGTTTGTGCACTGGTACAACCTGGAACATCGACACAGCGCCATTCGTTTCGTCACACCCCAGGAGCGCCATGCAGGCCAGGACGGCGCGCTGCTGTCAAAGCGCGCGGACGTCTATGAAGCGGCAAAGGCGTCCAATCGGGGGTGCGGCGGAAAACTTGGACTACTTGGGAAGATAGTTCATGTACTCATACGAAGACCGCATTCGAGCCGTCAAGCTCTACATCAAACTCGGCAAACGCACTGGCGCGACCATTCGCAAGCTGGGGTACCCGACCAAGAACGCGCTCAAGAGCTGGCATCGGGAATACGAACAAGGTCGCGATTTGCCGGTGGGCTATGCGCGTTCGAGGCCGAAGTATTCAGACGAACAGAAGAAAGTGGCCGCCCAGCACTACCTCAACCATGGTCGCTGCCTGGCTGGAACCCTGCAGGCACTGGGATACCCGTGCCGCGATACGCTCGCAGCCTGGCTCGATGAACTGCACCCCGAAACGAGGAAACGCGTTGTCGGCAAAGCGCGCAGCGTGCCGCGCCCTCAAGCGCTAAAGCAGGCAGCCGTCATCGAGCTGTGCACCCGGCAGACAAGTGCGCAAGCCATTGCACAAAAGCTGGCCGTGAGCAGGGGGGCGCTGTACCAATGGAAAAACCAACTCCTGGGTCCTGAAGCTCCCGCATCCATGAAACAACACAACGATTCACCGCCAGATCCTGAGCGGACGGAACTGGAGCGGCAAGTCGAATCGCTTCGACGCGACGTCCGGCAACTGCAGCTTGAACACGACATCTTGAAGAAGGCCAATGAACTGCTAAAAAAAGGCCTGGGCGTCGACCGGCCTCTCCTGAGCAACCAGGAGAAGACGCGGCTGGTTGATGCCCTGAAACAGCTCTATTCGCTATCAGAACTCTTTGCCGCGCTGGGTCTTCCCCGCAGCTCCTACTTTTATCATCGGGCACGGCTACGGCTCGCCGACAAGTATGCAGATGCGCGTCTTGCCATCACAGATGTCTTCGAGCGCAATCATCGCTGCTACGGTTATCGACGGTTACGGGCGGCATTGGGCAGGCAGCACGTGTTCATCTCGGAGAAGGTCGTGCGACGTTTGATGAAGCAGGAATACCTGGTCGTTGCTGCTAAGAAGCACGTAAGTACGGCTCCTATCTGGGAGAAATCAGCCCGGCGCCAGACAATCTCATTAACCGCGACTTCCAGGCTGCAGCCCCGAATGAGAAGTGGCTCACTGACATCACGGAATTCCATATCCCGGCTGGCAAGGTGTACCTGTCGCCCATGATCGATTGCTTTGATGGCTTGGTTGTCAGCTGGACCATCGGCACACGTCCTGATGCTGCGCTTGTGAACACGATGTTGGACACTGCCATCGAGACGCTGGCCAACAGCGATGACCGGCCTGTCGTCCACTCCGATCGCGGTGCGCACTATCGCTGGCCTGGCTGGCTCACCCGGATGGGCGATGCAAAGCTCATTCGCTCGATGTCGCGCAAGGGGTGTTCGCCAGATAATGCGGCCTGCGAGGGCTTCTTCGGGCGGCTGAAAACGGAGTTGTTCTACCCTCGAAACTGGCAGGCCACAACCATTGAACAATTCATTCAGGTCGTTGACTCCTACATCCGCTGGTATAACGAAAAGCGGATCAAAATATCCCTCGGCTCACTTAGAACGTATCCCAGTAGGCCAGTAAATTGCAAATTTGTGGAGTCTTTTCCGTTTTTTTGAGTCCAAGCCTCCTGATGGAAAAAGGAGAAAGATCATGGGTATGGTCAAGCAAGACGATGGCTGGAGGCTGCCCGATGAAGTCTGGCAGCAGATGGCGCCGCTGCTGCCGGCGCGCAAGGCGCATCCGCTGGGGTGTCACAACCCGCGCGTGAGCGACCGGGCGGCGATGAATGCCATTGCGTTTGTGTTGCGCACCGGGGCGCAATGGAATGCGTTGAATACCACGGGCATCTGTTCGAGCAGCGCGGCGCATCGGCGCTTTCAGGAGTGGACGCAGGCGGGCTTGTTCGAGGAGTTCTGGCGTTTGGGCCTGTTGTCGCTGCAGGCACTGGATGGAATTGACTGGTCATGGCTGGCATTGGATGGTGCCATGACCAAGGCCCCCTTGGGAGGGGAAAAAAACCGGCCCCAACCCTACGGATCGCGGCAAAGGCGGCGTCAAGCGCAGCGTGCTGACCGAGGCGCATGGCATCCCGCTGGCCGTTGTGGTGGACGGAGCCAACCGGCACGACATGAAACTGGCTGAGGCGACGCTGACCGGGTTGATGGTGCCGCGTCCGGCGCCTACGCCAGAAAAGCCTCAGGGGGCTGTGCCTGGACAAAGGGTATGACTATCACTACTCTGCCATGTCACTCACGCTGACGCAGGTTTATCGTGGCGCCGCAATGAGGACACTGAACGCAAATTACCCGACAAAGCGCGGCGAGAATGGCCCGGCGTACCGCTGGCAATGATGGTTGCGGTGGCGGTCCCGGTGCATTGGATGCCAGTTTTTTTTCCCGCTTGCAAAACACTGTCCAGACGTCGGTGCTGCAGATAACCAAAAGCCATCATGGTCAGCAGCGCGTGATGGTGCAGTCCCAGCCAGGATCTGCCTTCGTAATGGTCCAGGCCAAGTTCATCCTTGAGTTGCTGATGCGCCTGCTCGCACGCCCAGCGGGCCTTGATCGCGCGTACCAGCGTCCTGCGCGGCGTGTCAGCCGGATGGTTAGTAAAGTAATACTTGCGCTCGCCACTGGAGCGCACTTCGCACACCAGCCATGCGGCTTGCCCCGGAAGATGCTGCCAATGCGATACCAGCGCGCCGTCAGCAACGCACACCCACACAGCAGCAAAGCGTGCGCTGAGCATGCCCTTGGTGCCGCTGCGCCAGGAACAGCGCCGCAGGGCCTTGGAACCCAACGTTTCAATCATCTGCACGACGGACACGCTCGGCGTCGAAGGTCTTGGGTGCTTGGCGGGGCGCCCCACCGGGGGATCGGCCGGCACATCGAGCCGCACATCAGCTGGATAGACCTTCTGCGTGGGCTGCACGCCCACTGCCCATCGTAGCCCTCGCTGCGTAAGCCCAGCGCGAAAGCCTGCCGAACTGCCATAGCCGGCATCGGCCAGCACCATGCCAAAGCGCACGCCGTCAGCCAGCGCGGCATCGATCTGCGCCAGCGCGATGTCACCCTTGGTCTCGAACGTAATCGACTCGGGTACCTTGGCTGCTGCACGACGCGCTTCGTCCTGTGCCCAATCTTCGGGCAAGTACAGCCGCAGGGCGATCGGCACTGGCACTTCCTTGCGCGCTAAGGTGAGCGATACCAATACCTGGCAGTTAGCCTGCTTACCGAGTACGCCGCAGTGTTGGCGCTTGACCCCTACCGAGTGCTTGCCCTGCTTGGGTAGCGCCGTGTCGTCCACGATCAGCACAGCGTCCTTGCCGCCTACCAAAGCGTCAGCCTTCTTGCGCAGCACCTGTTCCAGCGGAGCGGTGGACCAAGTCGATGACGACACAAAATGGTGGAGTTGCTGCGTCTGACCGGGACACACACGTTCAGCCATGGGTGCGACACTTTTGCGCGCGCCCGGCCCCAGGAGTCCTTGCAGGTAGAGAGGTGCCCAGCAGCGCTGCTCGGAACGTGTGAAAACGGCCAGGAACGGCTGGAGCCATTCCTGAAAATCTTCAGGCCAATTGGTTCTGACAGGAATCACGGTATCCATGGATATCCCTCCGACAGCCATATCCAGAAATTCTACCCTTTCACTTGGCAGAGTAGTGCTATAAGGAGGTGCGCGAACTGGTGGCGGGTTTGGGCTTTACCGCGCACTTGCGCAGCCGGGGCGAAGAACAACGCGACATTCGCGAGTTGGGCTACCGCGCCCGGCGATGGGTGGTCGAGCGCACACACGGTTGGCTGAACCGATTTCGTGGCTTGTTGATTCGTTGGGCCAAGAAGGCTGAAAACTATCTCGCCTTTGTGCACTTGGCCTGCGGCATCATCACTTGGCGGGCAACTGGTCTACTGGGATGGCTCTGTCACTGTTAAATGTGGAAATTTTTCAGAGGCGTAGAGTTCATAGCGAACCCTGAAGGAGGTAGCCATGAACGCCCAGACTTTCAATGCGTTGATGAACCAACAGGTGCCCCGGCTCACGCTGCGCCAGCGTGAGTTGCTCAAGAAGCGTCTGGATGAACTCGATGAGCAGCAAAAAGGGCTGGCCGTCATTGAGTCG comes from Polaromonas naphthalenivorans CJ2 and encodes:
- the rng gene encoding ribonuclease G, encoding MQQEILINWSPQETRVAVVEHAAVQELQVERTLERGLVGNVYLGKVVRVLPGMQSAFIDIGLDRAAFLHVADLMSSINSRHVETELRADGTSILPAASSLRPIEKQLFEGQAVMVQVLKDPMGTKGARLTAQISIAGRLLVFLPQDNHIGVSQKIPPRQREDLRQRVQTLVGDMGGGFILRTNGEEATDTELAEDIAYLRKTWIRIKEASLRLPATSVLHQDLSLLQRVLRDMVLENTQTIRIDSREQFEKLKAFAVEFMPSTVPKLQLYSGERPIFDLFNIDEEIAKALGRRVDLKSGGYLVIDQTEALTTIDVNTGGFVGARNFEETIYKTNLEAAQAIARQLRLRNLGGIVIVDFIDMSKENHRDAVLAEFKRQLARDRIKTAVNGFSALGLLEMTRKRTRESLAHQLCEPCSACTGKGIVKTARSVTYDILREILREARQFNPREFRIVASPKVIELFLDEESQHLASLSDFIGKPISLQAEAVMAQEQYDIVLL
- a CDS encoding polysaccharide deacetylase family protein, which gives rise to MSKIYTANTKPIPILVYHQIAAAPPKGSPFRSLYVAPEAFARQMVWLKRLGYTGLSMSALQPYLLGKKSGKVVGITFDDGYLNNLSHALPALRMQGFSSTCYAVSGLLGKTNAWDESLGIAQTPLMNESQIRQWVEAGQEVGSHTRRHIDLTATGEDECRVEMMLGKTELESVVKRPVDHFCYPYGRYEPKHMAVAGELGFVTATTTQRGRCHAQTGMLQLPRVPVLRSTSLPVFLLKIATAYEDRRKK
- a CDS encoding glycosyltransferase family 4 protein; translated protein: MSSPLSSSATHLNSDKRRLRIAVLNRTFSTAGGGAERYSISLVEQLAARHEIHVFAQKIDHQWPGIIYHRVSAPLLKPRWINQLWFATRTWWLTRHGFDIVHSHENTWHGDVQTVHVLPVKYNLFHDRKGGRRALRWVKVVTSPRLLAYLGLEHFRYAIRQGRQVVVTSDYLRAIMESSYPVCTEMISVITPGITMPQLPVTKLRKDAARALLGLPLAGYCILFVANDYRKKGLATLLKALAQFPGEFTLAVVGNQSQLSFFKEQVKTFNLEKRVFFLGSLKNVAPAYEAADCLVHPSLEDTFAMVVLEAMSYGLPVVVSGPKYCGISGLLQHGMNALILDSPTDESQLQHALELVLTQPALRNQLSQGAKDFASSYQWRKLVLKQESLYHSVLASKNAVNAQ
- a CDS encoding IS4/Tn5 family transposase DNA-binding protein, with translation MGWVGTEFETIDLGDERRNRRAIRLVERLSAQPTASVPQACGDWADTPCVRLHVAFKKFFFIDPAR
- a CDS encoding IS630 family transposase; translated protein: MEKEDARYQTLERLHERRKQVVRLHKKGIKIMQIVALSGLSYPTVRRSIELYERGSWEALRPADRGRSKGQGRVLSLQQEDAIRGSIIDQRSEQLKMDFCLCSRRAVMLLIEQQYGITLPVRTVGKYLARWGFTPQKPIKKAYEQRPEAVQAWLDEQYLAIEVQAREQRAEIYWGDETALVNTDVRGRSYAPAGKTPVAFAPGGSRHKLSMIASVTNQGKARWLIIDEAFNSDRLIEFLQALVKDAGKKVLLILDNLRVHHSQPVKAWVAERNDKIELFYLPSYSPELNPEERLNADLKQAMGKRVPVRTKAKLCDAANDHMAMLERSPERVRSYFQDQRVRYAA
- a CDS encoding transposase, giving the protein MILMPFLCSRTTCLRLSCSRSSVWYLASSFSISLRPPNLKKFKLYRAGSIEAQTSMKTNYSDAFVEQAIVKLLSRGERTIESVAQELNINYHTARNWVKKGMANKADISQAKEKRLQDWSAQEQLLALHETHGLSGEALQAWCRERGLFAHHLTSWQAAFCAPTKMTSGTGELRSLQDENEQLKRELVRKEKSLAEAAALLILQKKFRALWEDEVK
- a CDS encoding IS3 family transposase (programmed frameshift) translates to MYSYEDRIRAVKLYIKLGKRTGATIRKLGYPTKNALKSWHREYEQGRDLPVGYARSRPKYSDEQKKVAAQHYLNHGRCLAGTLQALGYPCRDTLAAWLDELHPETRKRVVGKARSVPRPQALKQAAVIELCTRQTSAQAIAQKLAVSRGALYQWKNQLLGPEAPASMKQHNDSPPDPERTELERQVESLRRDVRQLQLEHDILKKANELLKKGLGVDRPLLSNQEKTRLVDALKQLYSLSELFAALGLPRSSYFYHRARLRLADKYADARLAITDVFERNHRCYGYRRLRAALGRQHVFISEKVVRRLMKQEYLVVAAKKPRKYGSYLGEISPAPDNLINRDFQAAAPNEKWLTDITEFHIPAGKVYLSPMIDCFDGLVVSWTIGTRPDAALVNTMLDTAIETLANSDDRPVVHSDRGAHYRWPGWLTRMGDAKLIRSMSRKGCSPDNAACEGFFGRLKTELFYPRNWQATTIEQFIQVVDSYIRWYNEKRIKISLGSLRTYPSRPVNCKFVESFPFF
- a CDS encoding IS701 family transposase encodes the protein MAVGGISMDTVIPVRTNWPEDFQEWLQPFLAVFTRSEQRCWAPLYLQGLLGPGARKSVAPMAERVCPGQTQQLHHFVSSSTWSTAPLEQVLRKKADALVGGKDAVLIVDDTALPKQGKHSVGVKRQHCGVLGKQANCQVLVSLTLARKEVPVPIALRLYLPEDWAQDEARRAAAKVPESITFETKGDIALAQIDAALADGVRFGMVLADAGYGSSAGFRAGLTQRGLRWAVGVQPTQKVYPADVRLDVPADPPVGRPAKHPRPSTPSVSVVQMIETLGSKALRRCSWRSGTKGMLSARFAAVWVCVADGALVSHWQHLPGQAAWLVCEVRSSGERKYYFTNHPADTPRRTLVRAIKARWACEQAHQQLKDELGLDHYEGRSWLGLHHHALLTMMAFGYLQHRRLDSVLQAGKKTGIQCTGTATATIIASGTPGHSRRALSGNLRSVSSLRRHDKPASA